A section of the Oncorhynchus gorbuscha isolate QuinsamMale2020 ecotype Even-year linkage group LG04, OgorEven_v1.0, whole genome shotgun sequence genome encodes:
- the LOC124034399 gene encoding protein unc-119 homolog B-like isoform X1 translates to MSGSNSRNKTAATVKGPDTDIGPTANSRERKSGGGVLKRLKSRRNQTDKQRPVITEEELRALGRHITPDEVLGLRAVTRDYLCKPEDNVYNIDFTRFKIRDLETGTVLFEIAKPHNCDPEDEEEENGDVDTSAGRFVRYQFTPAFLRLRTVGATVEFTVGDRPVNSFRMIERHYFQDKVLKNFDFDFGFCIPNSCNTCEHIYEFPQLPEDLICLMVEHPYETRVAISLVKGHSVTKRLYGGNLELCMIPK, encoded by the exons ATGAGCGGCTCTAACTCTCGAAACAAGACTGCAGCCACAGTCAAAGGACCGGACACCGATATCGGCCCAACAGCAAATTCCAGGGAGCGGAAGTCCGGTGGAGGTGTACTGAAGAGACTCAAATCGCGACGAAATCAAACCGATAAACAGCGGCCTGTTATCACAGAAGAAGAGCTAAGGGCGCTAGGAAGACACATCACACCGGACGAAGTCCTTGGTCTGCGTGCTGTTACACGGG ATTATCTATGTAAACCTGAGGACAATGTCTACAATATTGACTTCACACGTTTCAAGATTAGAGATCTGGAGACTGGGACAGTGCTCTTTGAGATTGCTAAACCTCACAACTGTG ACCCTGAAGATGAGGAAGAAGAGAATGGAGATGTAGACACCAGTGCCGGACGCTTTGTGCGGTATCAGTTTACACCGGCCTTCCTCAGACTGCGGACTGTTGGTGCAAC TGTCGAGTTCACCGTGGGGGACCGGCCTGTTAACAGCTTTCGCATGATAGAGAGGCATTATTTCCAGGATAAAGTTCTCAAGAACTTTGACTTTGACTTCGGATTCTGCATCCCAAACAGCTGTAACACTTGCGAACATATCTATGAGTTTCCCCAGCTCCCTGAGGACCTCA TTTGCCTAATGGTGGAGCACCCGTATGAGACCAG GGTTGCCATCTCCCTGGTGAAAGGCCACTCTGTTACCAAACGGCTCTACGGAGGGAATCTGGAACTTTGCATGATCCCAAAGTGA
- the LOC124034399 gene encoding protein unc-119 homolog B-like isoform X2: MSGSNSRNKTAATVKGPDTDIGPTANSRERKSGGGVLKRLKSRRNQTDKQRPVITEEELRALGRHITPDEVLGLRAVTRDYLCKPEDNVYNIDFTRFKIRDLETGTVLFEIAKPHNCDPEDEEEENGDVDTSAGRFVRYQFTPAFLRLRTVGATVEFTVGDRPVNSFRMIERHYFQDKVLKNFDFDFGFCIPNSCNTCEHIYEFPQLPEDLICLMVEHPYETRSDSFYFVDNKLIMHNKADYAYDGGE; this comes from the exons ATGAGCGGCTCTAACTCTCGAAACAAGACTGCAGCCACAGTCAAAGGACCGGACACCGATATCGGCCCAACAGCAAATTCCAGGGAGCGGAAGTCCGGTGGAGGTGTACTGAAGAGACTCAAATCGCGACGAAATCAAACCGATAAACAGCGGCCTGTTATCACAGAAGAAGAGCTAAGGGCGCTAGGAAGACACATCACACCGGACGAAGTCCTTGGTCTGCGTGCTGTTACACGGG ATTATCTATGTAAACCTGAGGACAATGTCTACAATATTGACTTCACACGTTTCAAGATTAGAGATCTGGAGACTGGGACAGTGCTCTTTGAGATTGCTAAACCTCACAACTGTG ACCCTGAAGATGAGGAAGAAGAGAATGGAGATGTAGACACCAGTGCCGGACGCTTTGTGCGGTATCAGTTTACACCGGCCTTCCTCAGACTGCGGACTGTTGGTGCAAC TGTCGAGTTCACCGTGGGGGACCGGCCTGTTAACAGCTTTCGCATGATAGAGAGGCATTATTTCCAGGATAAAGTTCTCAAGAACTTTGACTTTGACTTCGGATTCTGCATCCCAAACAGCTGTAACACTTGCGAACATATCTATGAGTTTCCCCAGCTCCCTGAGGACCTCA TTTGCCTAATGGTGGAGCACCCGTATGAGACCAGGTCAGACAGCTTCTACTTTGTGGACAACAAACTGATCATGCACAATAAGGCAGACTACGCCTATGATGGGGGCGAGTAG